Proteins encoded together in one Marmota flaviventris isolate mMarFla1 chromosome Y, mMarFla1.hap1, whole genome shotgun sequence window:
- the LOC139703490 gene encoding arylsulfatase L-like → MRRMGYSCLCFRSCLAVALGLWLGGTPSTCRDTADSRPNILLMMADDLGIGDLGCYGNKTLRTPNIDRLAEDGVVLTQHIAAASVCTPSRAAFLTGRYPIRSGMVSSNAFRVLQWTAASGGLPTNEITFAKILRDQGYATGLIGKWHLGLNCESSRDHCHHPQAHGFDSFLGMPFTMMADCARWELSEKRVGLERSLGLWFQVLAVASLTLTVGRLTQLTSSWVPAIGAALAAAVLLIASRLVGHLIVHADCFLMRNHTVTQQPLDFDRATPLLLQEVSSFLQRNKHGPFLLFVSFLHVHVPLVTTKGFLGRSRHGLYGDNVEEMDWMVGHILDTLDQEGLADRTLVYFTSDHGGSLESRLGTNQYGGWNGVYKGGKGMGGWEGGIRVPGIFRWPGVLPAGQVIQEPTSLMDVFPTVVQLGGGQVPQDRVIDGRDLLPLLLGTTQHSDHEVLLHYCQRFLHAARWQQRDQDRATLWKVHFMTPIFQPEGAGACYGKVVCPCIGEGVVQHDPPLLFDLSRDPSESHVLTPDSEPRFHQVVGRVRQAVEEHQRSLGTVPQQLGTLHNVWRPWLQPCCGPFPLCSCDTEDQGQ, encoded by the exons ATGCGGCGGATGGGATATTCATG CCTGTGTTTCAGGAGCTGTCTGGCCGTGGCCCTGGGTCTGTGGCTGGGAGGGACGCCATCCACCTGCAGGGATACGGCTGACTCGAGGCCCAACATCCTACTGATGATGGCGGATGACCTTGGCATTGGAGACCTCGGCTGCTATGGCAACAAGACCCTAAG GACTCCAAACATCGACCGGCTTGCAGAAGACGGGGTGGTCCTGACCCAGCACATCGCCGCGGCATCTGTGTGCACCCCGAGCAGGGCTGCTTTCCTGACGGGCAGATACCCCATTCGCTCAG GCATGGTTTCCAGCAATGCTTTCCGTGTTCTCCAGTGGACAGCAGCATCCGGGGGCCTGCCCACCAATGAGATAACTTTTGCAAAAATATTGAGAGACCAAGGCTACGCCACCGGACTAATAG GAAAATGGCACCTGGGACTGAACTGTGAGTCTTCCCGCGATCACTGCCACCACCCGCAGGCCCACGGGTTCGACAGCTTCCTTGGAATGCCCTTCACCATGATGGCCGACTGCGCTCGGTGGGAGCTGTCGGAGAAGCGCGTGGGCCTGGAGCGCTCCCTGGGCCTCTGGTTCCAGGTCCTGGCCGTGGCCTCGCTCACGCTCACGGTGGGCCGCCTCACCCAGCTGACCAGCTCCTGGGTGCCCGCCATCGGGGCCGCCTTGGCTGCTGCTGTCCTCCTCATAGCCTCGCGCCTCGTGGGCCACCTGATCGTGCACGCAGACTGCTTCCTGATGAGGAACCACACTGTCACCCAGCAGCCCCTGGACTTTGACAGGGCCACGCCCCTCCTTCTGCAGGAAGTCTCCTCCTTCCTGCAAAG GAATAAGCACGGGCCATTCCTCCTCTTCGTCTCCTTTCTGCACGTCCATGTTCCTCTCGTCACCACCAAAGGCTTCCTAGGCAGGAGTCGTCACGGGTTATACGGGGACAACGTGGAGGAGATGGATTGGATGGTGG GACACATCCTTGACACGTTAGACCAGGAAGGTTTGGCTGATCGGACCCTCGTCTACTTCACCTCGGACCACGGGGGATCCTTGGAGTCTCGCCTGGGAACCAACCAATATGGAGGCTGGAATGGAGTCTACAAGG GAGGCAAAGGCATGGGCGGCTGGGAAGGGGGCATCCGTGTCCCCGGGATCTTCCGGTGGCCCGGGGTGCTACCTGCTGGCCAAGTGATCCAGGAGCCCACCAGCCTGATGGACGTGTTCCCCACCGTGGTCCAGCTGGGGGGCGGCCAGGTGCCCCAGGACAG AGTGATTGATGGCCGAGACCTGCTGCCCTTGCTCCTGGGGACCACTCAGCACTCGGACCACGAGGTCCTGCTGCATTACTGCCAGAGGTTTCTGCACGCAGCCCGGTGGCAACAACGGGACCAGGACC GAGCAACCCTGTGGAAAGTGCACTTTATGACGCCGATCTTCCAGCCAGAGGGTGCTGGAGCCTGCTACGGGAAGGTGGTCTGCCCCTGCATTGGGGAAGGAGTGGTCCAGCATGACCCGCCTTTGCTCTTTGACCTCTCCAGAGACCCCTCTGAGTCTCATGTCCTCACGCCCGACTCGGAGCCCCGGTTCCACCAAGTGGTGGGCCGAGTCCGGCAGGCCGTGGAGGAGCATCAGCGGTCACTGGGCACTGTTCCCCAGCAGCTGGGCACCCTGCACAACGTGTGGCGGCCGTGGCTGCAGCCCtgctgtggccccttccccctgTGCTCGTGCGACACAGAGGACCAAGGGCAGTGA